Genomic window (Tribolium castaneum strain GA2 chromosome 2, icTriCast1.1, whole genome shotgun sequence):
CCTTCCTGAGCATGATAAGCAAGGCGAAGGCGGCGAAACTGGTGCGCTCCCTCGTCGACTTCTTCCTCGACCTGGAGGCGGGCATCGGGATCGAGGTGCAGCTGTGCAAGGAGTGCATCGAGTGGGCCAAGGAGGAGCGCAGGACCTTCCTGCGACAGAGCCTCGAGGCGCGCCTCATCGCCCTCTACTTCGACACCGGGATGTTCACGGAGGCCCTCCAGCTCGGCTCCACGCTCCTCAAGGAGCTGAAGAAGCTCGACGACAAGAACCTCCTCGTGGAGGTGCAGCTCCTGGAGAGCAAGACATATCACGCCCTCAGCAACCTGCCCAAGGCGCGCGCGGCCCTCACCTCGGCCAGGACGACGGCCAACGCGATCTACTGCCCCCCCAAGATGCAGGCCGCCTTGGACCTCCAGTCGGGCATCCTGCACGCGGCCGACGAGAAGGACTTCAAGACCGCCTACTCGTACTTCTACGAGGCCTTCGAGGGCTTCGACAGCGTGGAGTCCCCCAAGGCGCTGACCGCGCTCAAGTACATGCTCTTGTCCAAGATCATGCTCAATAACCCGGAGGACGTGCAGCAGATCGTCAGCGGGAAGCTGGCGATCAAGTACGCAGGGAAGGACATCGATGCCATGAAGGCCGTCGCACAAGCCTCACACAAAAGGTCGCTCGCCGACTTCCAGCAGGCCGTCAAACAGTTCAAACACGAGCTCGAGGACGACGTCATCGTCAGAGCACATCTCGGGACGTTATACGACAATATGCTCGAACAGAACCTCTGCCGGATTATTGAGCCTTATTCGCGAGTCCAGGTCGATTACGTCGCCAAAACGATAAAGCTGCCCATGCCACAGGTCGAGAAGAAGCTGTCGCAGATGATTCTAGACGCCAAATTTCACGGCATCTTGGACCAAGGAGAAGGTAAACAAAACTGCAATTTGTCAAACCCACTCACTGTTTATTCTCTGACTTTTAGGTGtcttaattgttttcgaaGAAACTCCTGTAGATAAAACATATGAAATGGCGCTAGAAACAATACAAAGTATGAGCAAAGTAGTAGATACGCTTTATCAAAAGGCTAAAAAGTTGTCATAGGctatttgtaattattatttaaaaaaatgaaaaataaagtaaaacagACTGTATTTTTCCTACATTCGAAAATTCTACCATATACTCCGTGTTATTAACAGTCCCCTCCCAACTAACTCTTAGGTGTACATAACAAATCTTATTAACATTGTTCAAGGTTGGGTTTTTAActgcttttataaaaaattccaaaaaaatgcatttttcgaTCATTTGTAcaattgtgtgttttttggacggaaaataaaacaataagttTTTCATTCGAGTTGTATTTTGATAATTATGCttaaacaatgtaaaaaggccacaataaaatgttatttatagtAAGAGTCTTAAGTTTGTTTTTTCCTCGGTTTTTTCCTCCGCTTCTTCCCTCTTATTTTTAGCGCCTGAAATACAATGTCATTTAGGACAAAACCTATGCATAATTTGGCAAACGACTGACTCATTGCGCTCTCCTTGCCTAAAACAATGACCCGATATCGATAAACAAAGGAACCGCGTCACGTGGGGTACGATGAAAACTACTACACCAGCAACAATAATCCATTCAATTAAAACAACGTAAAATTAGAGCAAAACATACGCAGAATATT
Coding sequences:
- the Rpn6 gene encoding 26S proteasome non-ATPase regulatory subunit 11 is translated as MAGAMLFERAQSVPNSNHEKLLKLKRASEDPDNDEENIKSKEQDILNLGEQYKKEGKAKELAELIKATRPFLSMISKAKAAKLVRSLVDFFLDLEAGIGIEVQLCKECIEWAKEERRTFLRQSLEARLIALYFDTGMFTEALQLGSTLLKELKKLDDKNLLVEVQLLESKTYHALSNLPKARAALTSARTTANAIYCPPKMQAALDLQSGILHAADEKDFKTAYSYFYEAFEGFDSVESPKALTALKYMLLSKIMLNNPEDVQQIVSGKLAIKYAGKDIDAMKAVAQASHKRSLADFQQAVKQFKHELEDDVIVRAHLGTLYDNMLEQNLCRIIEPYSRVQVDYVAKTIKLPMPQVEKKLSQMILDAKFHGILDQGEGVLIVFEETPVDKTYEMALETIQSMSKVVDTLYQKAKKLS